TTCTCGGCAAGAGCCTTTTCATGTTCGGTCTTTTGCTTTTCCAGAACAAGCTGGGCGGTCCTTTTTTCCACCATGTCCTCAAGATTCCGCTTATACTGTTCTTTTTCAGTTACATCTTCAATAGCCAGTAAAATCAGCTCCACTTTTTTAAAATCGTTATAAATTCTTCTAGCATTCAAATGCATTATTTTAGGCCCAATGACATCAAAGGAATGTTCCACTTCAAAATCATTGAACACGGTATTTTCAGGGAGGATACTCTCAAGTAATTCTCTGAGCCTGGGGATATTCCACTGCCCGTTGCCAAGGTCATAAATTAAAATGCCTTCGGTCTCTTCCTGCTTGGCACAAAATGTCATATAAAACGCTTGATTTGCTTTGACTATTTTCAAATCAGCATCAAGGATCACAAGCGGCTCACGGACTGAACCAAGAATATCAGTAAAAATTTCTATAAATTTTTTTTGCATTCATGAATCCTAAAATATTTTTATAAGAAAGTCTGGGGAAGTTACTCAGAGCTTTCAATCTTTGTTGTGGGCTGAGCCTGGCAGATGCTATGTCAGGTCGGCCCATGGCCGTTATTGAATTCTGCTTTGATGTGTGGGACCGGGAATTCGGTGAACCTGAACGTTCATATTCAACAATTCCACTGGATCTCCGAATTGAGTGTAGATTGCCACGTCGGCTGCATCCCGGCCAAAAGCGATTGCAATACGACCTCCTTTCAGATCGAGTCGCGTCGGATCGAATGTGTACCATCGATTTCCTACGTATGCCTCAAACCAAGCGTGCAGATCCATTGGTTCAAGCGATTCAAGGTAACCCACTACCATGCGGGCTGGTATCGACAGCGCCCGGCAACAGGCTATTCCAAAATGGGCCATATCCCGGCAAACGCCTTGTCCAAGCTGATTTACTTCAGATGCGCTTATTATCTGTTGCCCGAGCCCCGGCGTATACTGTATTGAATCCCGGATATAATTAACAATGGCATCGCATTGATCGTACCCTAAGAGCCGTCCTGCTGTAATCGCTGCAGCCATTTCCGTGAAACGATCCGACTCACAAAACCGGCTTGGATACAGGAAAGGCAAAACATCATCCGGTAAATGTTGCACGTCGATAAACGGCGAGCCAGGGGCAGTATCGCAGAACTCAGCCGTTTCGATATCAACGGATGTACTAACTGAAAAGAAACCAGCTGGTGCAACCAATCTTTGACACAGGTTGCCGAACGAATCCGTAAATTCTACCGCGGGTACGCCGGGGGACAAGATATATTCTTCGCGTGTGATCCATTGCTGGCAACCACTGCGGGGACGAAGCATCAGCAAAAATGGTGTTGGAACAGATATTTGAAATTCAATAAGACAAGATGCGTTTAGCCACATGATAGTATCCTTCACTAATAAACTTGATATGAGAGTATCCCTCAAAGGGGCGTTTTATCCATTCATATTGACAAACGATCTTTTCTCCATTTCAGGGTAGATCTCAATCCCTCCGTTGCGACCATTGTGCCTTCGATTTCATCGAAAAGTGCAAAATTTACAGCATTTATTATATCAATATTTCTATTATTATCGTTCGTGAATGGATCTCGTTTGAAAACTTCCTGATAAATATTTCGAAATTCATTCAGTCGACGCTTTGTGAAAATTTTATGAAAAAAACGTTTAGAACGCTGGGAGTATTCCAATTTATTGAGTCGTTTAATGATATATGTAAGCGTCCTGGCTGTCGGTTTAAATCCAAATGTCTCTTCCAATACCGATTTAAGTGCAGATGATACCTCTAATGGATCAACAGGACCATTGATCTGTTCTTTGCTTTCATATTCAGGGGAGCCAGATCTCTTTTTATTTCTTTTCAATTTTAGAGATTTTGTTAGCCTATGGGCTTCGACTTCACGACATAATTGCTCTGCCTGCATTGCT
The DNA window shown above is from uncultured Desulfobacter sp. and carries:
- a CDS encoding transglutaminase family protein; translation: MWLNASCLIEFQISVPTPFLLMLRPRSGCQQWITREEYILSPGVPAVEFTDSFGNLCQRLVAPAGFFSVSTSVDIETAEFCDTAPGSPFIDVQHLPDDVLPFLYPSRFCESDRFTEMAAAITAGRLLGYDQCDAIVNYIRDSIQYTPGLGQQIISASEVNQLGQGVCRDMAHFGIACCRALSIPARMVVGYLESLEPMDLHAWFEAYVGNRWYTFDPTRLDLKGGRIAIAFGRDAADVAIYTQFGDPVELLNMNVQVHRIPGPTHQSRIQ